Proteins encoded by one window of Electrophorus electricus isolate fEleEle1 chromosome 17, fEleEle1.pri, whole genome shotgun sequence:
- the il6st gene encoding LOW QUALITY PROTEIN: interleukin-6 receptor subunit beta (The sequence of the model RefSeq protein was modified relative to this genomic sequence to represent the inferred CDS: inserted 1 base in 1 codon; deleted 9 bases in 6 codons; substituted 3 bases at 3 genomic stop codons): MLAISVKMKTSLRFLLLIFMSFSHAVGYIDNCAKIQPDSAQTIPVELDKEFTATCILHPNSKYSADNIEWLFGNITVPHELYKKSKQPAVAVTVKVSSDMKNPLICKAHKKSPSYEEPCNYGIFLDKGYPPLKPQNLRCVALQHNRSVSPNLTCLWDPGERKPIFITNYTLKAKTGTNTYSAFSVDPLCRNLTVNLDTFPHYMEINVSVEVNNVLGSVKSKKLQNDPECFVKPNPPLEVKLIPEANFPTSLLVTWIHPIHKATFVLKYNIRYCHVGSHVWEQVPQSATESYIESFRLQFLQPYTDYVVQMRCINQKGIXYXVTGVPNATARTPEAKPESKSDLWRVYRENNTVVKLIWRXNDPVKSNGKILGYNITVEENGVSAERHVVHSKEHQLHIKGEKMFIRMTAHNSAGVSPVASLVVPRSSQVLRAGAEQVRWSVRDGQLWVDWLPPSGSKWLLRVFEYVLEWVSVPEGKRDWQRVLAKKNASSYSVLLKGNFEPFVRYKISVCPIYGLKHSNLYYNLPGDKVTVEAYLKQGPPLRGPSVEATETQKNSVHLKWEEIPVTSQRGFLTNYTIFYKTGDNEQFVVVGSEFHSHKLTELASASQYVVHVMVSNMEGSVNGSDSSLYTKKYDDGEIEMIVVLVCLGFLFFVIFIMMFSLKKREAIKKRFWPKVPDPSHSTIANWSPDCPTRADTPKEATLPDVSVVEVDMFDGKSLCEEDNDSACLSKMDKYFSEEHSVAIGGSSCMSSPRQSVSDSDEGDSCQTTASTVQYSSVVASGYKGQTPSLQAPVFARFXVHTALSWTLRRHPEHLLEGSSHQRSAYVRRGRGLEQLQMQEGEEPSCSPLNFSSMEEEDTPTLTEDPPGPATGYMPQQNGYRPQ, translated from the exons ATGCTGGCAATTAGTGTCAAAATGAAAACCTCACTACGTTTTTTACTGCTTATCTTTATGTCCTTCAGCCATGCAGTTG GTTACATTGATAACTGTGCAAAAATACAACCAGATTCTGCACAGACAATTCCAGTTGAACTAGACAAGGAATTCACAGCTACCTGCATTCTTCATCCAAATTCAAAGTACAGCGCAGACAACATTGAATGGCTCTTTGGAAATATTACTGTTCCACATGAGTTGTACAAGAAAAGTAAACAA CCAGCTGTTGCTGTCACTGTGAAAGTAAGCAGTGACATGAAAAACCCACTGATTTGTAAAGCACATAAAAAATCTCCTTCATATGAAGAACCATGCAATTATGGTATCTTCCTTGATAAAGGAT ATCCACCATTAAAGCCACAGAATCTGCGATGTGTTGCTCTTCAACATAACAGATCGGTGTCTCCTAATTTGACTTGTTTGTGGGATCCCGGGGAAAGAAAACCAATATTTATCACCAACTATACACTCAAAGCAAAGACTGG aACAAACACATACTCAGCCTTCTCTGTTGACCCACTCTGCCGCAACCTCACTGTAAACCTTGACACTTTTCCCCattatatggaaataaatgtgtCGGTCGAAGTGAATAATGTATTGGGCTCTGTGAAATCGAAGAAACTGCAAAATGATCCAGAATGTTTTG TAAAACCAAATCCACCATTAGAAGTGAAATTAATTCCAGAAGCCAATTTCCCAACATCTTTATTGGTTACCTGGATCCATCCCATTCACAAAGCAACCTTCGTGCTTAAGTACAACATCAGATACTGCCATGTAGGCTCCCATGTTTGGGAACAG GTACCCCAAAGCGCCACTGAGTCATACATTGAGTCCTTCAGGCTGCAGTTCCTTCAGCCCTACACTGATTATGTGGTTCAGATGCGCTGCATTAATCAGAAGGGCA GTTACTGAGTGACTGGAGTACCCAATGCAACAGCTCGCACACCAGAAGCCA AGCCTGAAAGCAAATCAGATCTGTGGAGAGTCTAT AGAGAAAATAATACAGTGGTGAAGCTGATTTGGAGgtgaaat GATCCTGTGAAATCCAATGGAAAAATATTAGGATATAACATCACAGTTGAAGAAAATGGGGTCAGTGCCGAGAGACATGTTGTCCATTCTAAAGAGCACCAGTTGCATATAAAGGGGGAAAAGATGTTTATCAGAATGACTGCACACAATTCTGCAGGTGTTTCTCCTGTGGCTTCTTTAGTGGTTCCAAGATCTAGCCAGG TGCTCCGAGCTGGAGCAGAACAGGTGCGCTGGTCAGTCCGAGATGGGCAGCTGTGGGTGGACTGGCTCCCACCCTCTGGTTCCAAATGGCTCTTACGTGTCTTTGAGTATGTGCTAGAATGGGTCTCGGTACCTGAAGGAAAAAGGGACTGGCAGAGAGTCTTGGCCAAAAAAAATGCCAGCTCATACAGTGTTCTGCTTAAAG GTAACTTTGAGCCATTTGTACGCTACAAAATATCAGTCTGTCCAATTTATGGACTCAAGCATTCCAACTTGTATTATAACCTACCAGGAGACAAGGTCACTGTAGAAGCCTATCTCAAACAAGGAC CTCCTCTACGGGGCCCCTCTGTTGAAGCAactgaaacacagaaaaacagtgtTCACTTGAAATGGGAGGAGATACCAGTTACCAGTCAGCGTGGATTTCTCACCAATTACACCATCTTCTATAAAACAGGAGATAATGAGCAAT ttgttgttgttgggtctGAGTTCCATTCACACAAGCTGACCGAACTGGCCAGTGCAAGCCAATATGTGGTACATGTCATGGTTTCCAACATGGAGGGCTCAGTCAACGGCTCTGATTCCAGTTTGTACACAAAGAAGTATG ATGATGGTGAAATTGAGATGATCGTGGTATTGGTGTGCTTGGGCTTCCTcttctttgttattttcataATGATGTTCTCCCTCAAGAAAAGAGAAGC GATTAAAAAACGGTTTTGGCCAAAGGTTCCAGACCCCTCCCACAGCACAATTGCTAACTGGTCACCTGACTGTCCCACTAGG GCGGACACTCCGAAAGAA GCCACGCTACCTGAT GTgagtgtggtggaggtggacaTGTTTGATGGGAAGTCTCTGTGCGAGGAGGACAATGACAGTGCTTGCCTCTCAAAAATGGATAAGTACTTCTCAGAGGAGCACAGC GTGGCAATTGGGGGCTCCTCCTGCATGTCCTCCCCACGGCAGAGCGTGTCTGACAGCGATGAGGGCGACTCGTGCCAGACCACCGCCAGTACTGTACAGTATTCCTCTGTGGTAGCCAGCGGCTACAAGGGCCAGACCCCCAGCTTGCAGGCCCCTGTCTTTGCCCGTTTCTGAGTCCACACAGCTCTCTCCTGGACATTGAGGAGACACCCAGAGCATCTGCTAGAGGGCAGCAGCCAC CAGAGAAGTGCTTACGTCAGAAGAGGCCGAGgcctggagcagctgcagatgcaggaaggggaggagccaaGCTGTAGCCCCCTGAACTTCAGTTcaatggaggaggaggacacacccactctcacagaGGATCCACCTGGCCCTGCCACCGGTTACATGCCACAGCAGAATGGCTACCGACCGCAGTGA
- the ankrd55 gene encoding ankyrin repeat domain-containing protein 55 isoform X1, whose translation MEFTSSSVFDQHKDCVEEVDLNVVFHAAATGDVNTLTATIREDPSILECCDREGSTPLMHAVSGRQVDTVKLLLKMGASINTQDACGRTSLSLATYLGWLEGCVCLLRNGAKQNIPDKNGRLPLHAATAEVDLRLMAVLLQQSTLCEINHQDNEGMTALHWASFHNRPEHVQALLQKGADPTLVDKDFKTALHWAVQSGSRFMCSLILDHHLGCSVINYDDENGKTCVHIAAAAGFSDIIYELARVPETNLQALDVDERTPLHWAAAAGKEECVQALLQLGVEPGPRDINENTPLTYAMYCGHTECIKLLSAETRSEAARQVHFQSSDPSMRKEGKFRVLNHIFSCKKKKDVHAIRQRDLGQEQHLQEETSEVDDIITVFDCIVDLPSKEDGRKHPNESEKLYLLEDTTTKDCKSLPPIRTQSLPPITLGNSLSANSHTAAHGTVSGQGVSHLVRRSQKSKSEHDLFDGSVHGQQTAGPAWKTESSQLLTHKAWISPPSTLLQETASPIDVLCSNHVPYIQRNDQAANTHLVPLRIRESVLTRHSLAPIHDHCTHRFSLPPDQVSQGVKKSKSLPLSSLGRNLAGLPPPLTSKIYRSSFPQSQSLCSFPTPLTTEPLRNIQVLPAIPPQRKRSPSPPKLQNVHSSE comes from the exons ATGGAGTTCACCTCTTCTTCTGTATTTGACCAGCACAAAG ACTGTGTTGAGGAGGTCGACCTCAATGTGGTGTTCCATGCAGCAGCCACGGGGGACGTCAACACGTTGACTGCCACGATCCGTGAGGACCCGTCCATCCTGGAGTGCTGCGACCGTGAAG GCTCCACGCCCCTGATGCACGCCGTCTCTGGCAGACAGGTGGATACAGTGAAGCTACTGCTGAAGATGGGAGCATCCATCAACACCCAGGATGCGTGTGGCAggacctccctctccctcgctaCATATTTG GGCTGGCTGGAaggctgtgtttgtttactgcGAAATGGGGCAAAACAGAACATCCCTGATAAAAACGGCCGATTGCCACTTCATGCTGCTACTGCTGAGGTTGACCTCAG ACTCATGGCTGTGTTACTGCAACAATCAACTCTGTGTGAAATAAATCATCAAGAcaatgag GGAATGACAGCTCTTCACTGGGCATCCTTCCATAACCGCCCGGAGCACGTGCAGGCCCTGCTGCAGAAAGGGGCAGACCCCACGCTGGTAGATAAAGACTTTAAGACTGCGCTTCACTGGGCTGTGCAG AGTGGTAGCAGATTTATGTGCTCACTAATTCTTGACCATCATCTTGGCTGCTCTGTCATCAACTATGATGATGAAAATGGCAAGACCTGCGTCCACattgcagcagcagcaggcttCAGTGACATCATCTACGAACTGGCACGTGTGCCAGAGACCAACCTGCAGGCCCTAGATGTGGACGAGCG GACCCCTCTGCACTGGGCTGCTGCAGCAGGGAAGGAGGAATGTGTGCAAGCTCTGCTACAGCTGGGTGTTGAGCCTGGTCCAAGAGACATCAATGAGAACACACCCCTCACGTACGCCATGTATTGCGGTCACACTGAGTGTATCAAACTCCTTTCGGCTGAGACCAG GTCTGAGGCAGCTCGACAGGTACACTTTCAGAGCAGTGATCCCTCCATGAGAAAGGAGGGCAAATTCCGTGTGCTGAACCACATCTTTtcctgtaaaaagaaaaaagatgtgCATGCCATACGACAGAGGGACCTGGGCCAGGAGCAGCATCTGCAAGAGGAGACCTCCGAAGTGGACGACATCATCACTGTGTTTGACTGCATTGTTGATCTCCCAAGCAAGGAAGATGGCCGAAAGCACCCTAATGAATCTGAGAAGCTGTATCTATTAGAGGACACCACCACCAAGGACTGCAAGAGCCTGCCACCCATACGTACACAGAGTCTTCCACCTATCACTCTGGGAAACTCTTTGTCAGCCaactcacacactgcagcacatggGACTGTCTCAGGGCAGGGGGTCAGTCATTTGGTCCGTAGGTCGCAGAAGAGCAAGAGCGAGCATGACCTGTTTGATGGCAGTGTGCACGGTCAACAAACTGCTGGACCTGCCTGGAAGACAGAGTCTAGCCAACTGCTAACACACAAGGCTTGGATCTCACCTCCATCTACACTGTTGCAAGAAACAGCAAGTCCCATAGATGTGCTTTGCTCTAACCATGTGCCCTACATTCAGAGAAATGATCAAG CTGCAAATACTCACCTTGTGCCACTAAGGATAAGAGAATCTGTCCTGACACGTCACAGTTTGGCTCCCATTCATGATCACTGCACTCATAGAT TCTCCTTGCCACCTGACCAAGTGTCTCAAGGAGTGAAGAAGTCCAAATCCCTCCCACTCAGCTCTCTGGGACGTAATCTGGCAGGACTCCCACCTCCTTTAACCTCCAAGATTTATAGGTCCAGCTTCCCTCAGAGCCAGTCGCTATGTTCCTTTCCCACTCCTCTGACCACTGAGCCCCTGCGCAACATACAAGTTCTTCCTGCCATCCCTCCTCAGAGAAAACGAAGCCCCTCACCCCCAAAACTCCAGAATGTTCACAGCTCAGAGTAA
- the ankrd55 gene encoding ankyrin repeat domain-containing protein 55 isoform X2, whose product MEFTSSSVFDQHKDCVEEVDLNVVFHAAATGDVNTLTATIREDPSILECCDREGSTPLMHAVSGRQVDTVKLLLKMGASINTQDACGRTSLSLATYLGWLEGCVCLLRNGAKQNIPDKNGRLPLHAATAEVDLRLMAVLLQQSTLCEINHQDNEGMTALHWASFHNRPEHVQALLQKGADPTLVDKDFKTALHWAVQSGSRFMCSLILDHHLGCSVINYDDENGKTCVHIAAAAGFSDIIYELARVPETNLQALDVDERTPLHWAAAAGKEECVQALLQLGVEPGPRDINENTPLTYAMYCGHTECIKLLSAETRSEAARQKKDVHAIRQRDLGQEQHLQEETSEVDDIITVFDCIVDLPSKEDGRKHPNESEKLYLLEDTTTKDCKSLPPIRTQSLPPITLGNSLSANSHTAAHGTVSGQGVSHLVRRSQKSKSEHDLFDGSVHGQQTAGPAWKTESSQLLTHKAWISPPSTLLQETASPIDVLCSNHVPYIQRNDQAANTHLVPLRIRESVLTRHSLAPIHDHCTHRFSLPPDQVSQGVKKSKSLPLSSLGRNLAGLPPPLTSKIYRSSFPQSQSLCSFPTPLTTEPLRNIQVLPAIPPQRKRSPSPPKLQNVHSSE is encoded by the exons ATGGAGTTCACCTCTTCTTCTGTATTTGACCAGCACAAAG ACTGTGTTGAGGAGGTCGACCTCAATGTGGTGTTCCATGCAGCAGCCACGGGGGACGTCAACACGTTGACTGCCACGATCCGTGAGGACCCGTCCATCCTGGAGTGCTGCGACCGTGAAG GCTCCACGCCCCTGATGCACGCCGTCTCTGGCAGACAGGTGGATACAGTGAAGCTACTGCTGAAGATGGGAGCATCCATCAACACCCAGGATGCGTGTGGCAggacctccctctccctcgctaCATATTTG GGCTGGCTGGAaggctgtgtttgtttactgcGAAATGGGGCAAAACAGAACATCCCTGATAAAAACGGCCGATTGCCACTTCATGCTGCTACTGCTGAGGTTGACCTCAG ACTCATGGCTGTGTTACTGCAACAATCAACTCTGTGTGAAATAAATCATCAAGAcaatgag GGAATGACAGCTCTTCACTGGGCATCCTTCCATAACCGCCCGGAGCACGTGCAGGCCCTGCTGCAGAAAGGGGCAGACCCCACGCTGGTAGATAAAGACTTTAAGACTGCGCTTCACTGGGCTGTGCAG AGTGGTAGCAGATTTATGTGCTCACTAATTCTTGACCATCATCTTGGCTGCTCTGTCATCAACTATGATGATGAAAATGGCAAGACCTGCGTCCACattgcagcagcagcaggcttCAGTGACATCATCTACGAACTGGCACGTGTGCCAGAGACCAACCTGCAGGCCCTAGATGTGGACGAGCG GACCCCTCTGCACTGGGCTGCTGCAGCAGGGAAGGAGGAATGTGTGCAAGCTCTGCTACAGCTGGGTGTTGAGCCTGGTCCAAGAGACATCAATGAGAACACACCCCTCACGTACGCCATGTATTGCGGTCACACTGAGTGTATCAAACTCCTTTCGGCTGAGACCAG GTCTGAGGCAGCTCGACAG aaaaaagatgtgCATGCCATACGACAGAGGGACCTGGGCCAGGAGCAGCATCTGCAAGAGGAGACCTCCGAAGTGGACGACATCATCACTGTGTTTGACTGCATTGTTGATCTCCCAAGCAAGGAAGATGGCCGAAAGCACCCTAATGAATCTGAGAAGCTGTATCTATTAGAGGACACCACCACCAAGGACTGCAAGAGCCTGCCACCCATACGTACACAGAGTCTTCCACCTATCACTCTGGGAAACTCTTTGTCAGCCaactcacacactgcagcacatggGACTGTCTCAGGGCAGGGGGTCAGTCATTTGGTCCGTAGGTCGCAGAAGAGCAAGAGCGAGCATGACCTGTTTGATGGCAGTGTGCACGGTCAACAAACTGCTGGACCTGCCTGGAAGACAGAGTCTAGCCAACTGCTAACACACAAGGCTTGGATCTCACCTCCATCTACACTGTTGCAAGAAACAGCAAGTCCCATAGATGTGCTTTGCTCTAACCATGTGCCCTACATTCAGAGAAATGATCAAG CTGCAAATACTCACCTTGTGCCACTAAGGATAAGAGAATCTGTCCTGACACGTCACAGTTTGGCTCCCATTCATGATCACTGCACTCATAGAT TCTCCTTGCCACCTGACCAAGTGTCTCAAGGAGTGAAGAAGTCCAAATCCCTCCCACTCAGCTCTCTGGGACGTAATCTGGCAGGACTCCCACCTCCTTTAACCTCCAAGATTTATAGGTCCAGCTTCCCTCAGAGCCAGTCGCTATGTTCCTTTCCCACTCCTCTGACCACTGAGCCCCTGCGCAACATACAAGTTCTTCCTGCCATCCCTCCTCAGAGAAAACGAAGCCCCTCACCCCCAAAACTCCAGAATGTTCACAGCTCAGAGTAA